The sequence below is a genomic window from Setaria italica strain Yugu1 chromosome IV, Setaria_italica_v2.0, whole genome shotgun sequence.
CTTTTGCTGGTGCAACAGCAGAAAAAACACACATGAGAGATGCAATAATGAACAACCTACCAACCTGCCCACACAAACAACACACTGTTGTTCAGCACGTACGGTTCTGGCTACCGGCTGGCTATCTCTGCCCAACCAAGGGTTCTCCCAGATAGAGGAGGACGCAAACTCTCTTGCGGTGACTTTGAACAGCTTGATCCTGCCGTGCTGGTCGGTGTAGGCAATCGTCTTGTCAGCACTATCAACATCCTGCCAGCCATTCACAATGCACGCTCAGTAACCTGGCAAGACAAGCAATACAGCGCAGTTGAGAGTATCCTGGGCATCCAAATTCAGATAAAATTACCTGTGAATTGGCACACCCACGGCAGTTCTTGGGACGCTCGCGCTCGCTGGCAATCCAAAATCGCAAGACAACACCAAAGTTAGAACCTTTAGTCGCATATAGGAGTAAAGGGGCGCTGGCGATGGTTCTTACCCCTGGTGACCGGAGAAGAGCCACTGGGACACCGCCGATCTGGCGGAGGGCACATGGATCACGACCTACAGGGTAGAAGCGTCAGGGACAGTAAGAAAGGAAGAAGCCCTAATTCTGGGGGTCCACGGCGATGAACCTAACATTTCGGCGTTGCAGTGAACAGTAAGGGGCGAGTGGCAATGGCACGGGAACCGACCAACCTGGAAGGAGATGAAgcagaggaagacgaagaggagggcgaggaggcccgggcgccgccgcaggGAGAAGGGGGTTCTGGGATACGCTGCCGCAgccgccgaggaggcggcggcggcggatgacgCCATGGACGGGGAGTGGAGTGATGGCCTGATGGGGATGTGAATtttgttttcctctttttttttacccttATTAAGGAAGGTGGATTTTGGGGGACGAGAGCTGGGTGCAGGTAGCAGGAGGAATGCCGAATCGTTtcgttttcttttattttcttgccACAGTGGGAATGAAAGGCACATTTGTCGGGGCTACTGTTTTCTGGCCTAAAAATTGCCACATTTTCACTTATGCCAAACCAGTGATGATGAGTAACTAACTGCACATCTCTATATTTTTTCAGACCTCTGTACTCCAATGGCTGGGGAGGGTGTGGGACAGGAGAAGCGTGGTCACCTCAAGAAGAATGACTAGCAGAGCAAGAAGATAATCCGAGGTAGAAGATGAAGGATTGTATGTTTGGATCGGCAATAGATAGTTCTTGTGTTATCGACTGAAAACCACATGATATTGATATCAACTCcttatctttctttcttccaAGTGTTTGTGCACTCAGAGCCAACACTTGGAAGTTTGAAGTTGCACAAAAACTAGTGCTTGGAAGTCTGTACACTCAGATTATTGATCCTAGAGAGAAATAACATGATCTTTCTTGCAACTCATGTATTCTGGTGCAGGCATGGTCAGATGCTAGtaatttgcaaggatcaaaaaGTGAGACAATGGTCAAGTACTCACTCACTCGGGGCATGCCTAACGTTGTTAGTTAAACACGGGATCAAGATACATAATCCACATGCGTAGCCAATGAGCTTGCTTAGCAGAGATGGACTTGATAAGCACCCCCTTTTGCCGACTGATGACATGCGCAGGTAGGCTTAGTTCCAACCAAGTTACAGCTTTTGACCATCCAGTGGGGAATGCAGAATTGGAGGCCTAAACCGGGGCATCAAATCCTTAAGTGCCTCGAAATCATTTATAAATCCCCCATTACCACCAAAAGTTATTGCTTGTTAGTCTCTAAAGCATTCTAGACTGTCTTTGTTAGTGGACATCCCACTAGAAACGTCGAAAAGGAATGCAAAAGAGAGCCACATTGCTTTGGACTATCACATTGTTAGTTTATTAAACTATCTACAGCCAGGAGTAGTAATCTGTAAGAGCGAGCAAGAATCCAACATCACTTTCGGTCTCAACATTTTCAGCagctagattttttttccctaataACAAGATTCCTAAAATCTTTCTGGTGATGATTTGAGTGTTTGCTTTTCTTCACATTTGACCATAGAAATTCAGCACTTGTACAGAACCATGACTGACAACGAAAAAAGGATGTGAATGATGGTGACTGGATGCTATTGTAAGTGCAATCTGATGCGATTCAACTCAGACAAGACTTTCAGTGGGAAAATGGTTGAATTTATGCATATGCCAGCTGCCAAGTCATCGAACGTGCGTATTCTCTGTACCTAAACTATTACATTGATCATCATGATCGGCACAAACTTCGTCATGACAACAAAAAATGCAGTCTACCTTTACAACAATCTCCACATCAGAATCAGTTCATCCTATGTGTCTACCTGCCCCTGGAGTTGTTCCTAGAGCTGCCGCTGTCACTCCTGGGTGAGTACCCCTGGCCGCGACGCGTGAGCGAGGAGCCACTGTGCCTGGGCTCCCTCCTCACCCTGCTCTTCATCGACTCGATCTGCTCCAGCACCTCCACAACTTCTTTCATGGATGGCCGGCTCTTCGGGTCACCGTTCAGGCACTTGAGGGTCAGCTGGGCAGCGAGGAGGGCTCCTTTGGAACTGTACTGTCCCTCCAGCCCGCTGTCCATCACTTGGCTGAGCTTCCTCCGGTCAGCCAGCAATGGCTTTGCCCAGTTCACCAGGTTCACCTTCTCGTTCTGTCGGCTTGGGTCCAGTGCCCTTAGACCAGAGATCATCTCCAGCAGTACAACACCAAAGCCATACACGTCACTCTTCACATACAGATGGCCTAATTCATGAAAGATGCAAATCAGTTAACAGTTAGCTAGCACTGTGAAAAGATAAGGGATAAAATGGTAGACATATACTGTATATGATAGACACAGAAACCCTGACAACAGACATACCGGTAGAAACATATTCTGGAGCTGCATACCCATAGGTTCCCATGACTCTTGTTGTCACATGAGACTCCTCGCCATCTGGACCGTGTTTGGCCAACCCGAAATCTGAAAGCTTTGCGTTGAAGTGCTGAACATGGCATTGTTGGAGTAGGCTGGTTAGAGCATTGTTCAGGTAACAACAGCTGGTTAGTAGTAGCTCTGGAAATTAAGAGTATTTACCGAATCTAGTAAGATGTTTGAAGCCTTGAAGTCCCTGTAGATGATTTGCCTTTCTGATGAATGAAGAAAAGCAAGGCCACGAGCTGCACCGATGAGAATCTTCAGCCTGAGGCTCCAAGGCAGAGGCTCGTAAACCGCCCCTCCTGGCAATGGTGGATATTCAGTACTAGTAAATAGGATGtttcatccaaaaaaaaaaaaaggaatcccTGGATGGCCCGAAATAGTAGAAGGTAAAATACAAGTGGCGCCAACTTTTCATCTTGAATTTCCAAGTTGACTCGACAAGAATGATTGAAGGCTGAAGCAACAAGATATCGTACAGGTCTGGACAATTTGCTTGACGCTGACATCCTCCAAAATGCTAGTTAGTTGTGCAGCACTATGGACTATGGTGCTTGATATATGATATTTTATGAAATATGATTCATAGATGCAGATAAAGCACCAACATTTGCATAGTGCGCTACTGCACACGAAGTTGGCATAAAGAGTGTGGAACAGAGTGACATAAAGAGAATTATTTATTGATCGTACTATAATTATGAAAAGATCTGCTAAAATACTCACTTCGAAACAGGTGGTTCTCCAAGCTCCCCTTTGCCATGAACTCGTACACGAGTAGTAGCTCGTTGTCGTCCATGCAGTAGCCCAAGAGTTTAACGAGATTGGGATGTGAAATCCTCCCAAGGAAATTGACTTCAGACTGCAATGGAAACaagcaataattatttttgaCAGACGAGCTAGAAGTACATTTCAGATAGTAGGAAGCCATGACCTAAATCAGAAATTCTTCTGTCGATAAGACTATAAGCAGAAACAAAAGAGGAATAAAAAGTACAAAATAATTAGTGAGAGTACAGGAGCATGCACTAAGGCCTAGCAACTAGAGCATTCTGAtaagtataaaaaaaatagagcatTCTAATTGTAAGTAGAAGAGGGGAAAATACCGGGGTCCTTTATACAAAGAAAAATAATCAGAGTAACAGGAATACTTCAGGTTCATTCTCCAAAAAAAGCAGACAATTGTATGAGTTAACAACGCACAGAGAAAGAAAATCAGTGAAAGATAGAAACAAATTGAAAAGGCAAGCAAGCTGCAGTTTTTCCTCAAACATTAAAATGACATGAGCTATCCactgatttttcttttgatgattTTTAAATAACTACTGAACTATTTTTGTAAGCATTCACTGAATCATTTCCCTGATAACCCAACCCAAAACTACCTCAGAgttgcatttatttttttctaaagcATGCAATTAATAATGTAACAAAGCCAGCAACTTGACGACTGCAGTACCTGCCATTGCTCCATTCCCTGCACGCTCTCAGGATTGAGCTTCTTGACAGCAACCACCATGCCAATGCTACTCCTGGACGGGTTCAAGGTCTTCTCATCGACCCAGCCCTTGTAAACCTTTCCGAATCCGCCCTCCCCAAGCACTGTCTCAGGCCTGAAGCTCCTGGTGGCACTCTTGAGTTCGGCGAAGGTGTATATTTTGAGATCTGGAGACTCAAGAATCTGGCCATCTGGATAATCATCATCGACGCTAACACCACTAATTGTGGATGGCATGAAGGTGCTGGTACTCAGTGTTGACAGCTTCCCAGTGGTGGCAGAGCTACTAGTCCTCCTCGATGCAGACATTCCTGCACTTGCGATAGACTATGTGAGGTCTTGCGTTAATAAATGGATAGAAAACGAGAAGTTTCAAGTGCGTGCAAATTTACCATGTATAGCACTAAAATGATTTAGATGTAAGACGCTGTGTTTGCTTACTGGGATTAAGATACCAGGTTATAAGGCGAATTTTACCATTCGGGTAAAAAGAAGTAATATTCTCCCGGTTTGTACTAACAACATATACATGGTGCAAGGGTTCTCTATGGCCCGGACAAACATTTTGTAAggggggaaaaagaagaagtggTGCTTTATTCTACAGAAGAAAAGTCAGCACAATTGGCAGAAACCAACAAATTTAGTTGCAAGAGCAAGAATTTAGTTGATGCATCAAATCGGCCAAATATATTGAGAAAGTGCGCTGTAGGCTTGAGTAGCATGATTATTCGTAGGAGGTTTGTTACAATATAGAACAGAAATTTGTGAATAAAAGAAGACAACTTTATGTCATAATACGCAATCAGGCAAGTAAAGGCATGCAAAGTTTCAGTTTTGAAAGCATAATGAATCAAATAGGTGGGCAGCTCTGCGCACAGGAAATTCTTATCCACATGATGGAATTAGCAACACACTGGTAAGGGGCGAGTAAAAAAGATACGCTTTGTTGCAGCATCAGCGAGTGGTCATGATCATTCTGAATCCAGAACTGAAGTTAAAAGCGAGAATAACTGAATTTACCAAACAATTGAACAATTCACCGATTGCATTTCAAGGGGAGAGGAAGTGGCCTCATCAGGAGGCCAAAGattgaaggagagagagagagagagagagagagagagagagagagagagagagagagagagaaatggCGCGCGCTCGGCTTGTTGGTGGTTGTCA
It includes:
- the LOC101781483 gene encoding probable serine/threonine-protein kinase PIX13 is translated as MGNCASAINSFVQRGTRSSPSAAPGMSASRRTSSSATTGKLSTLSTSTFMPSTISGVSVDDDYPDGQILESPDLKIYTFAELKSATRSFRPETVLGEGGFGKVYKGWVDEKTLNPSRSSIGMVVAVKKLNPESVQGMEQWQSEVNFLGRISHPNLVKLLGYCMDDNELLLVYEFMAKGSLENHLFRRGAVYEPLPWSLRLKILIGAARGLAFLHSSERQIIYRDFKASNILLDSHFNAKLSDFGLAKHGPDGEESHVTTRVMGTYGYAAPEYVSTGHLYVKSDVYGFGVVLLEMISGLRALDPSRQNEKVNLVNWAKPLLADRRKLSQVMDSGLEGQYSSKGALLAAQLTLKCLNGDPKSRPSMKEVVEVLEQIESMKSRVRREPRHSGSSLTRRGQGYSPRSDSGSSRNNSRGR